A window of the Harmonia axyridis chromosome 5, icHarAxyr1.1, whole genome shotgun sequence genome harbors these coding sequences:
- the LOC123680115 gene encoding uncharacterized protein LOC123680115 isoform X2: MDSFQTKKPKNEDLEVTGVSRSGRVRKKSSKLMDFESPDDIERTYNKKTPISSRKSDYLDTQIVRKTHKSEEQSRDDFDMDESSGSEYEQPPLQNESSMESADSDSEMEDVSGGFRRLDPDITKKRLVIKDGKIFKSDKTKGVNSYENINVSPSDPRGKDSYFKVSGIKPIDVAAHLKLLGESLTIIGERLKEHEGQIAVSGSLSVLLDSCLCALGPLICLTQQIPELQENCCSPEQLATTLDNVAFIMPGL; this comes from the exons ATGGATTCATTTCAAACGAAAAAACCAAAGAATGAAG ATTTAGAAGTTACTGGTGTATCTAGAAGTGGTCGCgtcagaaaaaaatcttcaaaattaaTGGATTTTGAGTCACCTGATGATATTGAAAGGACATATAATAAGAAGACGCCTATTTCTTCTAGGAAATCTGATTACTTGGATACACAAATTGTAAGAAAAACACATAAATCCGAAGAGCAG TCTAGAGATGATTTCGATATGGATGAAAGTAGTGGAAGTGAATATGAGCAACCTCCTCTACAAAATGAATCGAGTATGGAATCTGCGGATTCCGATAGCGAAATGGAAGATGTTTCTGGGGGTTTCAGGAGACTAGATCCTGATATTACAAAAAAACGATTGGTTATTAAGGATGGGAAGATATTCAAAAGTGATAAAACTAAGG GTGTCAATTCCtatgaaaatattaatgtttCACCATCAGATCCTAGAGGCAAGGATAGTTATTTCAAAGTCAGTGGAATCAAACCGATAGATGTAGCTGCGCATCTCAAGCTACTCGGAGAAAGTCTAACAATAATTGGGGAACGATTGAAAGAACATGAG GGGCAAATTGCAGTTTCTGGAAGTTTGTCTGTACTTTTAGATTCATGTCTTTGTGCACTTGGACCTCTTATATGCTTAACTCAACAAATTCCTGAACTTCAAGAAAACTGTTGCTCACCTGAACAATTGGCCACAACTTTAGACAATGTAGCTTTCATTATGCCTGGGTTATGA
- the LOC123680115 gene encoding HMG domain-containing protein 4 isoform X1 → MDSFQTKKPKNEDLEVTGVSRSGRVRKKSSKLMDFESPDDIERTYNKKTPISSRKSDYLDTQIVRKTHKSEEQSRDDFDMDESSGSEYEQPPLQNESSMESADSDSEMEDVSGGFRRLDPDITKKRLVIKDGKIFKSDKTKVHGDKFKTILSDKIKTKQIVKKVGTSKTSLTTFPYQFGAGVNSYENINVSPSDPRGKDSYFKVSGIKPIDVAAHLKLLGESLTIIGERLKEHEGQIAVSGSLSVLLDSCLCALGPLICLTQQIPELQENCCSPEQLATTLDNVAFIMPGL, encoded by the exons ATGGATTCATTTCAAACGAAAAAACCAAAGAATGAAG ATTTAGAAGTTACTGGTGTATCTAGAAGTGGTCGCgtcagaaaaaaatcttcaaaattaaTGGATTTTGAGTCACCTGATGATATTGAAAGGACATATAATAAGAAGACGCCTATTTCTTCTAGGAAATCTGATTACTTGGATACACAAATTGTAAGAAAAACACATAAATCCGAAGAGCAG TCTAGAGATGATTTCGATATGGATGAAAGTAGTGGAAGTGAATATGAGCAACCTCCTCTACAAAATGAATCGAGTATGGAATCTGCGGATTCCGATAGCGAAATGGAAGATGTTTCTGGGGGTTTCAGGAGACTAGATCCTGATATTACAAAAAAACGATTGGTTATTAAGGATGGGAAGATATTCAAAAGTGATAAAACTAAGG TACATGGTGATAAATTTAAAACCATCCTATctgacaaaataaaaacaaaacaaatagTCAAAAAAGTTGGGACTAGTAAAACGTCACTTACTACATTTCCTTATCAATTTGGAGCAGGTGTCAATTCCtatgaaaatattaatgtttCACCATCAGATCCTAGAGGCAAGGATAGTTATTTCAAAGTCAGTGGAATCAAACCGATAGATGTAGCTGCGCATCTCAAGCTACTCGGAGAAAGTCTAACAATAATTGGGGAACGATTGAAAGAACATGAG GGGCAAATTGCAGTTTCTGGAAGTTTGTCTGTACTTTTAGATTCATGTCTTTGTGCACTTGGACCTCTTATATGCTTAACTCAACAAATTCCTGAACTTCAAGAAAACTGTTGCTCACCTGAACAATTGGCCACAACTTTAGACAATGTAGCTTTCATTATGCCTGGGTTATGA
- the LOC123680115 gene encoding uncharacterized protein LOC123680115 isoform X3 → MDSFQTKKPKNEDLEVTGVSRSGRVRKKSSKLMDFESPDDIERTYNKKTPISSRKSDYLDTQIVRKTHKSEEQSRDDFDMDESSGSEYEQPPLQNESSMESADSDSEMEDVSGGFRRLDPDITKKRLVIKDGKIFKSDKTKDPRGKDSYFKVSGIKPIDVAAHLKLLGESLTIIGERLKEHEGQIAVSGSLSVLLDSCLCALGPLICLTQQIPELQENCCSPEQLATTLDNVAFIMPGL, encoded by the exons ATGGATTCATTTCAAACGAAAAAACCAAAGAATGAAG ATTTAGAAGTTACTGGTGTATCTAGAAGTGGTCGCgtcagaaaaaaatcttcaaaattaaTGGATTTTGAGTCACCTGATGATATTGAAAGGACATATAATAAGAAGACGCCTATTTCTTCTAGGAAATCTGATTACTTGGATACACAAATTGTAAGAAAAACACATAAATCCGAAGAGCAG TCTAGAGATGATTTCGATATGGATGAAAGTAGTGGAAGTGAATATGAGCAACCTCCTCTACAAAATGAATCGAGTATGGAATCTGCGGATTCCGATAGCGAAATGGAAGATGTTTCTGGGGGTTTCAGGAGACTAGATCCTGATATTACAAAAAAACGATTGGTTATTAAGGATGGGAAGATATTCAAAAGTGATAAAACTAAGG ATCCTAGAGGCAAGGATAGTTATTTCAAAGTCAGTGGAATCAAACCGATAGATGTAGCTGCGCATCTCAAGCTACTCGGAGAAAGTCTAACAATAATTGGGGAACGATTGAAAGAACATGAG GGGCAAATTGCAGTTTCTGGAAGTTTGTCTGTACTTTTAGATTCATGTCTTTGTGCACTTGGACCTCTTATATGCTTAACTCAACAAATTCCTGAACTTCAAGAAAACTGTTGCTCACCTGAACAATTGGCCACAACTTTAGACAATGTAGCTTTCATTATGCCTGGGTTATGA
- the LOC123680114 gene encoding uncharacterized protein LOC123680114, with the protein MDQINETEGPGTSLNVPTSGEEQSPIQPGEQDASPGPTTEKMLLRSGDEEDRKGLENLAVKRPRLSGAARKRMKFLIREGMAPDEARKESSKPIGPRPATGQVTKRNRSEDSAPKGEEPKREKHETSKVSQSSGASTSGASKAPAQIMPTNSQVAAGLKVSIMDKKYPEVILKMDQLKAIKKAIVKEIMALDKEDSIKPNFQKSHMRRGWLSLTCSDEDTFEWLKSIQPKLKPWEGADLRITEEEELPHSEILVGYLPESQDLSSEKILTLVENQNEGLKTSSWRVIRRRPSGPMLKVVISADRMSVERLRALNWRINYAFGQTGLRLKGSETTAERKEAH; encoded by the exons ATGGACCAGATAAATGAAACAGAAGGACCCGGCACTAGCCTTAATGTGCCAACCAGTGGGGAAGAACAAAGCCCCATTCAGCCTGGGGAACAGGACGCAAGTCCAGGTCCCACAACTGAGAAAATGCTGCTGAGGAGTGGCGATGAAGAGGACAGGAAGGGCCTCGAAAATTTGGCGGTCAAGAGACCCAGACTTTCTGGGGCTGCCAGAAAGAGGATGAAGTTCCTCATAAGAGAGGGGATGGCGCCTGATGAAGCCAGAAAAGAATCCTCCAAACCAATTGGTCCTAGGCCAGCAACAGGCCAGGTGACCAAGAGAAACAGGTCGGAGGACAGCGCACCTAAAGGCGAAGAGCCTAAGCGTGAAAAGCATGAGACTTCGAAAGTCTCACAGTCCTCAGGAGCTTCCACCTCAGGAGCTTCCAAGGCTCCTGCACAAATTATGCCCACCAATAGCCAGGTTGCTGCTGGTCTGAAGGTG agCATAATGGATAAGAAGTATCCAGAGGTGATCCTAAAAATGGACCAACTAAAGGCCATCAAGAAAGCAATTGTGAAGGAAATTATGGCGCTGGATAAAGAGGACTCTATAAAGCCTAACTTTCAGAAATCTCATATGAGGCGAGGCTGGCTAAGTCTGACATGCTCCGATGAAGACACGTTTGAGTGGCTCAAGAGCattcaaccaaaactgaaaCCCTGGGAGGGAGCTGATCTGAGGATCACCGAAGAGGAAGAACTGCCTCATTCGGAGATCCTAGTCGGCTATCTCCCAGAAAGCCAGGATCTCTCCAGCGAGAAAATTCTCACGCTAGTTGAGAACCAAAATGAAGGACTTAAAACCTCCAGCTGGAGGGTCATTCGAAGGCGACCGTCAGGACCCATGCTCAAAGTCGTCATCTCGGCTGACAGAATGTCGGTCGAGAGACTTCGAGCACTAAACTGGCGAATTAATTACGCATTCGGCCAAACAGGTCTTCGCCTTAAGGGCTCTGAGACAACGGCGGAGAGGAAAGAGGCACACTAG